In Polynucleobacter sp. MWH-S4W17, a genomic segment contains:
- a CDS encoding glutamate synthase subunit beta, giving the protein MGKVTGFMEFERVGETYEAPVKRLHHYKEFVAALTDEEAKIQGARCMDCGIPFCNNGCPVNNIIPDFNDLVFQNDWKNALDVLQSTNNFPEFTGRICPAPCEAACTLGINSTAVGIKSIEHAIIDKGWESGWVKPQPSKTKTGKKIAVVGGGPAGMAAAQQLARVGHDVTVFEKNDRVGGLLRYGIPDFKMEKWLIDRRVEQMQAEGVKFETGVFVGKEAIGAEVKNYSNKTVSPEQLMKDFDAVVITGGAEQPRDLPVPGRELAGVHYALEFLIPQNKENAGDFKNEIRATDKHVVVIGGGDTGSDCVGTSNRHGATKITQFELLPQPPEVENTPLVWPYWPTKLRTSSSHEEGCDRDWSVGTKRFEGKNGKVEKLIGVRLEWKDGKMAEVPNSEFEIKADLVLLAMGFVSPVQQVLSAFGVEKDARGNAKATVDGQNAYQTNVPKVFAAGDMRRGQSLVVWAIREGRQCAQAVDQYLMGSSVLPR; this is encoded by the coding sequence ATGGGTAAGGTCACTGGATTTATGGAGTTTGAGCGCGTCGGTGAGACGTACGAAGCGCCGGTTAAACGCCTCCATCATTACAAAGAGTTTGTGGCAGCACTAACTGATGAAGAAGCGAAGATTCAAGGCGCACGTTGTATGGATTGTGGTATCCCGTTTTGTAATAACGGCTGCCCAGTTAACAACATCATTCCCGACTTCAATGACTTGGTATTTCAGAATGATTGGAAGAATGCATTAGATGTTTTGCAATCAACCAATAACTTCCCAGAATTTACTGGTCGCATTTGCCCAGCTCCTTGCGAAGCTGCTTGTACCTTAGGGATCAATAGCACTGCAGTCGGTATCAAGTCTATTGAGCATGCCATTATTGATAAAGGTTGGGAAAGTGGTTGGGTTAAGCCGCAACCTTCCAAAACGAAGACTGGTAAAAAAATCGCAGTAGTTGGTGGTGGCCCAGCGGGTATGGCGGCTGCACAGCAATTGGCTCGCGTTGGTCATGACGTCACTGTATTTGAAAAGAATGATCGTGTTGGCGGCTTACTGCGTTACGGTATTCCTGATTTCAAGATGGAAAAGTGGTTGATTGATCGTCGTGTTGAGCAGATGCAAGCTGAAGGCGTTAAATTTGAGACGGGTGTTTTCGTTGGTAAAGAGGCGATTGGCGCCGAAGTAAAAAATTACTCCAATAAGACAGTTTCTCCTGAGCAATTGATGAAAGACTTTGATGCGGTAGTGATCACCGGTGGTGCAGAGCAGCCACGTGATTTGCCGGTTCCAGGTCGTGAGTTGGCTGGCGTGCACTATGCGTTGGAATTTTTGATTCCGCAAAACAAAGAAAATGCTGGTGATTTCAAAAATGAAATTCGTGCAACTGATAAGCATGTAGTTGTTATTGGCGGTGGTGATACAGGTTCAGATTGCGTTGGAACATCAAACCGTCACGGCGCAACCAAGATTACTCAGTTTGAATTGCTCCCTCAACCCCCAGAAGTTGAGAACACCCCTTTAGTTTGGCCATATTGGCCAACAAAATTACGCACATCCTCTTCACATGAAGAAGGTTGTGATCGTGACTGGTCTGTTGGAACCAAGCGTTTTGAAGGCAAAAACGGCAAAGTTGAGAAACTGATTGGCGTTCGTCTGGAGTGGAAAGACGGCAAAATGGCTGAAGTGCCAAACTCAGAATTCGAAATTAAGGCAGATTTAGTGCTTTTGGCTATGGGTTTTGTGTCCCCAGTTCAGCAGGTATTGAGCGCGTTTGGCGTTGAGAAAGATGCTCGCGGTAATGCAAAAGCAACCGTAGATGGTCAAAATGCCTACCAAACGAACGTTCCTAAGGTATTTGCTGCTGGCGATATGCGTCGTGGACAGTCTTTGGTGGTTTGGGCAATTCGTGAGGGTCGTCAATGCGCCCAAGCAGTAGACCAGTATTTAATGGGGTCATCTGTTTTGCCCCGATAA
- a CDS encoding ABC transporter ATP-binding protein, giving the protein MNSGQPNSLDVSKQAAGEVVVAIKDVNFSYALGERQILSGLNMEFRRGQVVAVMGGSGCGKTTILRLIGGQFNAQSGQVLFEGQDIGKMNGPELMAARRRMGMLFQFGALFTDLSVFENVAFPLREHTDLSEELLHSLVLMKLNAVGLRSARDLMPSQISGGMARRVALARAIALDPPLIMYDEPFAGLDPISLGITARLIRDLNNALGATSLLVTHDVEETFAIADYVYFIANGRIGAEGTPKELSRSADPFVRQFLDAAPDGPVPFHYPGKSLEEDFGMSTS; this is encoded by the coding sequence ATGAACAGTGGCCAGCCAAATTCTTTGGATGTAAGCAAGCAAGCTGCAGGTGAAGTTGTCGTCGCTATTAAAGACGTCAACTTTTCCTATGCTCTAGGTGAACGTCAGATTTTGTCTGGACTCAATATGGAGTTCCGACGCGGCCAGGTAGTGGCTGTAATGGGCGGCTCCGGATGCGGCAAGACCACCATTCTTCGGTTGATCGGCGGGCAATTTAATGCTCAATCAGGTCAAGTTTTATTTGAAGGTCAAGACATTGGCAAGATGAATGGTCCCGAGTTGATGGCTGCCCGTCGTCGCATGGGAATGCTTTTTCAGTTCGGAGCATTGTTCACTGACCTGAGTGTTTTTGAAAACGTTGCTTTTCCTCTTCGTGAACATACAGATCTCAGTGAAGAGCTATTGCACTCCTTAGTGCTTATGAAATTGAATGCAGTTGGCTTGCGCAGCGCAAGAGACTTAATGCCTTCGCAAATTTCTGGTGGCATGGCAAGACGTGTTGCCCTCGCTAGAGCCATTGCTTTAGATCCACCCCTCATCATGTACGACGAGCCATTTGCTGGCCTGGATCCCATCTCTCTTGGCATCACAGCACGCTTAATTCGTGATCTGAATAACGCCCTAGGAGCCACGAGTTTATTGGTTACGCACGATGTTGAAGAGACTTTTGCAATAGCTGATTATGTATATTTCATTGCGAATGGCCGTATTGGTGCTGAAGGAACTCCTAAGGAATTAAGTCGCTCAGCAGATCCTTTTGTTAGACAATTTTTAGATGCAGCGCCAGATGGCCCTGTACCTTTTCATTACCCAGGAAAAAGCTTAGAAGAAGATTTTGGAATGAGCACCTCATGA
- the mlaE gene encoding lipid asymmetry maintenance ABC transporter permease subunit MlaE, translated as MTTLLNLFGDLGFFVRRNLSSLGLAARMFAAVIARSGFLLKRPRLVIDQILFVGNHSFVIIAVSGLFVGFVLGLQGYYTLNRYGSEQALGLLVALSLTRELGPVITALLFAGRAGTSLTAEIGLMKAGEQLTAMEMMAVDPLGRVIAPRLWAGIISMPILATIFTAVGVLGGYLVGVPLIGVDSGAFWSQMQGGVDLFSDIGNGLIKSMVFGVAVTFIALYQGYESKPTPEGVSQATTRTVVISSLSVLALDFLLTAMMFSN; from the coding sequence ATGACCACGCTTCTGAATCTGTTTGGCGACCTTGGATTTTTTGTACGTCGCAACTTAAGTAGTCTGGGTTTAGCTGCTCGTATGTTTGCGGCAGTGATCGCACGCTCAGGATTCTTGCTCAAAAGACCACGTTTAGTGATTGATCAAATTTTGTTTGTCGGCAATCATTCTTTTGTGATCATTGCAGTCTCAGGATTATTTGTTGGATTCGTCTTAGGTTTGCAGGGTTACTACACCTTAAATCGTTATGGCTCAGAGCAAGCACTTGGCCTATTGGTTGCCCTCTCTTTAACTCGTGAGTTGGGTCCTGTCATTACCGCTTTATTGTTTGCCGGTAGAGCCGGCACTTCTTTAACTGCGGAGATTGGCCTCATGAAGGCTGGTGAACAATTGACTGCTATGGAAATGATGGCAGTGGACCCTTTAGGGCGCGTGATTGCGCCGCGACTTTGGGCCGGCATTATTTCTATGCCAATCTTGGCAACTATTTTTACAGCAGTCGGCGTTCTCGGGGGTTACCTTGTGGGCGTTCCTTTGATTGGAGTCGACTCAGGCGCCTTCTGGTCACAGATGCAAGGCGGAGTGGACCTGTTTTCGGATATTGGCAATGGCTTAATTAAAAGCATGGTGTTTGGTGTAGCGGTCACTTTTATTGCTCTTTATCAGGGCTATGAATCCAAGCCCACGCCTGAAGGCGTTTCGCAAGCCACTACTCGTACGGTGGTGATCTCTTCTTTATCGGTTTTAGCATTGGATTTCTTGCTAACCGCGATGATGTTCTCAAATTAG
- the mlaD gene encoding outer membrane lipid asymmetry maintenance protein MlaD: MRKSAIDVWVGIFVAIGLLAALFLALKVGNMNAVSFAPTYKISARFDNIGGLKPRAPVKSAGVVVGRIANISFDDKTYQATVVMTIEDSYKFPKDSSAKILTSGLLGEQYIGLEAGGSDDMLTNGEKIAQTQSAIVLENLISQFLYNKAADSGQEKGAAK, translated from the coding sequence ATGAGAAAAAGTGCAATTGATGTCTGGGTAGGAATCTTTGTTGCTATTGGTTTGCTGGCTGCTCTATTTCTCGCACTGAAGGTTGGCAATATGAATGCAGTGTCGTTTGCGCCAACATACAAAATTTCTGCACGCTTTGACAATATCGGCGGCCTCAAACCTCGCGCACCAGTGAAAAGTGCAGGCGTGGTGGTTGGCAGAATTGCTAATATTTCCTTCGATGACAAAACTTATCAAGCAACGGTGGTGATGACCATTGAAGACTCCTATAAGTTTCCAAAGGATTCATCCGCTAAGATTTTGACATCCGGCTTATTGGGTGAGCAATACATTGGTCTTGAGGCGGGCGGATCAGATGATATGTTGACCAATGGCGAAAAGATTGCGCAGACACAATCAGCCATTGTTTTAGAAAACTTGATCAGCCAGTTCCTTTACAATAAAGCAGCAGATAGCGGCCAAGAAAAGGGCGCAGCAAAGTGA
- a CDS encoding VacJ family lipoprotein yields MLLFMRKVKMVILLGLMASLVGCASIPAGVERSPQDPWEPFNRSVFEFNEGLDAYVLKPVVTGYRFVLPEFVRDGIYNFFSNYNDIYTALYNLLQGKPDYAFNDLMRVVVNTTMGLGGFLDLATPGGLEKHKEDWGQTLGVWGVPSGPYVVLPFFGPSNVRDTFGTVADLESDYLFKYVKDVGLRNSITGLRVVNARNTYYEAGDLLDGAAIDKYSFLRDAYIQRRAYQINEGKDEEEPSMPPYENGYQ; encoded by the coding sequence ATGTTGCTTTTTATGCGCAAAGTCAAGATGGTAATCTTGCTTGGTTTGATGGCCTCTTTGGTTGGCTGCGCATCCATTCCTGCTGGCGTAGAGCGCTCTCCCCAGGATCCTTGGGAGCCATTCAATCGCTCAGTTTTTGAATTTAACGAAGGCTTAGATGCTTATGTCCTTAAGCCGGTAGTTACAGGCTATCGTTTTGTATTGCCTGAATTTGTACGCGATGGAATATATAACTTCTTTAGCAACTACAACGATATTTATACTGCTCTGTATAACTTGCTGCAAGGTAAGCCGGACTATGCCTTTAATGACCTCATGCGCGTGGTGGTCAACACAACAATGGGATTGGGTGGATTCTTGGATCTAGCTACTCCTGGAGGTCTTGAGAAGCACAAAGAAGATTGGGGTCAAACCTTAGGTGTTTGGGGTGTGCCCTCAGGCCCTTATGTAGTTCTTCCGTTCTTTGGCCCAAGTAATGTGCGAGATACTTTTGGCACAGTAGCCGATTTAGAGTCGGACTATCTATTTAAGTATGTGAAGGATGTGGGTCTGCGAAATAGTATTACTGGTTTGCGTGTAGTGAACGCACGTAATACCTATTACGAGGCCGGTGATTTATTGGATGGCGCTGCAATTGATAAGTACAGCTTCTTACGAGATGCTTATATCCAAAGACGTGCCTATCAGATTAACGAGGGCAAAGATGAGGAGGAGCCTAGCATGCCTCCTTACGAGAACGGATATCAGTAA
- a CDS encoding phospholipid-binding protein MlaC, which produces MKIQKILTQYLATSLFLVSGALFAQAPDQTTPPDVLIKIVVTEVMTTVKADPDIQKGNIPKIVELVEKKIVPYTDMRRTTEMAMGPNWKKATTEQQAQLTSEFKNLLIRTYSGALSQLRDQTVQFKALRAAPDDREVVVKTVVLGRGDPVPLDYRLEKTANGWKVYDMNIMGVWLVEAYRNQFSNQISQNGIEGLVKFLQDRNKQLATAKPAN; this is translated from the coding sequence ATGAAAATTCAAAAAATACTTACTCAATATTTAGCGACAAGTTTGTTTTTGGTTTCTGGTGCTCTTTTTGCACAGGCTCCTGATCAAACAACTCCGCCGGATGTCTTAATTAAAATAGTTGTCACTGAGGTGATGACAACAGTGAAGGCTGATCCCGATATTCAAAAAGGCAATATCCCCAAGATTGTGGAGTTGGTCGAGAAGAAAATTGTTCCATATACCGACATGCGTCGCACTACAGAAATGGCGATGGGTCCTAACTGGAAAAAGGCAACGACCGAGCAACAGGCTCAACTGACTTCCGAGTTTAAGAATCTGCTCATTCGCACTTACTCAGGCGCTTTGAGCCAGCTACGTGACCAAACTGTGCAATTTAAGGCTTTGCGTGCCGCGCCTGACGATAGAGAAGTAGTTGTTAAAACTGTAGTGCTTGGTCGTGGCGATCCAGTACCTTTGGATTACCGCCTTGAAAAAACAGCTAATGGTTGGAAGGTCTACGACATGAACATCATGGGCGTTTGGTTGGTTGAGGCTTATCGCAATCAGTTTTCTAATCAGATCAGTCAAAACGGCATTGAAGGCTTGGTGAAGTTTTTGCAAGACCGCAATAAGCAATTAGCCACTGCTAAACCAGCCAATTAA